In Channa argus isolate prfri chromosome 23, Channa argus male v1.0, whole genome shotgun sequence, the following are encoded in one genomic region:
- the zc3h13 gene encoding zinc finger CCCH domain-containing protein 13 isoform X8 — MSKIRRKVTVENSKTISDSSSTTTTSSTSNPAAPSRRPSVFERLGPSTGSNAADSHCRNWLKTGNCSYGNTCRYTHGTQPRGKGFSFSRSTERPTGDLRERMKNKRQDVDPENLKRDLDEPTSPTARQRDSSRGRHREKEDIKITKERTPASEEEPTEWETNREDSDIGDYDYELSLEMKRQKIQRELMKLEQENLEKREEIVIKKDETPNKTRTTALPKASPEQLSSKDSPSSRKSSGSPKHKSGTKSGAKGQGSGKKEKKALVSSPVSETASLVPTRPPKGTHNKKKGPRTPSPPPHVPLDIPVTGKKHKGKHKNKEKTEEKQKEGRDRGRDTEKHKEKKEKRRDRSDSSHKAKRSITSEERSGSVSSPSRGASPSARKKSPSPKVLSHKNSALVSPPRRSPSPPRHHRTPTPVRHHSSSSHSGSSAQRHSPSPRRRRSSSPTYHRGAPASGSSPHSSRRSRSRHASHDISSPHRRSDRSSPSRHHSRGRERSRGDRERSPPTQECRRERRDDSRSKREKDGVRSERDYDAEQVSSREARDDRDSRDARDRRDARDRGREITRDSRDHRDNRDLKDSRESKAESRSGRESLELRDRERERERDREKEREKEREREKERDRTDTYRKEELAQDDRSYGRGHGREDGGRGEGRTDRTERNGRGRGRTNETSDKGSNRNSRSSQLESSHDNWESRSSAVRERSSERGSDRDRYEGDRRGEQARDSSYDRRGGHGDRDRRDNRERASPNRHQGRLEDSEREERREDRRTDRVEDRRDDRTRDRDRDRDRERDREREKEKDREREREREKEREKEREAERERAREREREREREREREREREREEREREREERERERKEREREREKEREQRERERQREWEERERGREERRERREDVRDDRPGRDTRDDRKTSRKRPRVENSPSPRPSPKRATRDLSPADSDGYNSAEDKSGDKHRLLSQVVRPQEPLLRSPPVAAPSDDKHSHWKDEDRRGVGDKREARSRHEDLEPRGERGRGGERRGDHIVDTPPDSRGRGRDQRESTPLLPPLVLVAGSDDIGTAGNQSHEEGKKKTKSQRRGVKKGRKDEEVGSGNRLASAGDRFNPEPPPSVSVDVPSTLHSPRKGTKKKVLDRKRKRSRGGDSDVSEEDASAHQPHSKRKRGPRTPPLSVRPDHCTTGGNAELSPLPKIDNFSDWSDEEVIDRGGGPLETQAPLVPAEPLRRGGGPRVGRDRERCNPLTIAPLLSQDTPMLLQTLTPQPLMSQPLLRKPPPEQTCVSSMGSNQSRTSSRRLRSPSNESAHRDDPQGHRSRRGRLPGTNSRDRERERERERERERERERPVVSDPPGSERKSRIDQLRREEPSRSTSSDRQDSRSHSSRRSSPDSERQARSSSRAGSYDSRERERDREPYERERERDRDRKDLRPQQQQQQPQQSLLLQQPLQQQRDWEPEPREWPSRGREPLLMRPGRDPLLRERDIRDRERLIPEGLIQQHERERERERERDSRLDRGGDRERERMMMMDLPTHADPRAPGRGELRGELRGDMRGEMMRQDRKDNEPLLPREAFSPPEPEKPSNSHHLMGEQRELEKADSIDGDDDVKEDDGQSVPSVGEEYEPISDDELDEILADSQKKEDQQDDEKITGPLDVIDVDWSSLMPKQKQEPRAAGAALLRFTPGAVLLRAGISKRLAGPELLEQVKDVCKSEMDDPKDVDKLFEHDLGALNMAALNRRVERAGLLSNLGPCCKALCARRDFTIRRQLLKNDKGLTKHYPTTPMVDNELLQMSMRLFRRTMAGQALAPERSDSVSAPAAKVAAAGNNNNSTTGKLSSAQPELCVS, encoded by the exons ATGTCCAAGATCAGGCGGAAGGTAACAGTGGAGAATTCAAAAACCAtatctgacagcagcagcaccaccaccaccagcagcaccagcaaCCCCGCCGCCCCCTCCCGCAGGCCAAGTGTGTTTGAAAGACTTGGTCCCAGCACTGGGAGTAATGCTGCTGAT AGTCACTGTAGAAATTGGCTGAAAACTGGTAATTGCAGCTACGGCAACACTTGTCGCTATACACATGGAACTCAGCCACGAGGCAAAGGATTTAGCTTTAGTCG GTCAACCGAGAGACCCACAGGTGATCTGCGGGAGAGGATGAAGAATAAAAGACAGGATGTTGACCCAGAAAACCTAAAGCGAGACCTAGACGAGCCTACATCCCCCACAGCAAGA CAGAGAGACTCCTCCAGAGGCCGACACAGGGAGAAGGAGGATATAAAGATTACAAAGGAGCGCACCCCAGCCAGTGAAGAAGAGCCCACAGAGTGGGAAACTAATCGTGAAG ACTCTGATATTGGTGATTACGACTACGAGCTATCTCTAGAAATGAAGCGCCAGAAGATTCAGCGTGAGCTGATGAAACTGGAGCAAGAGAACttggaaaaaagagaggagattGTCATCAAGAAAGATGAGACCCCCAACAAAACACGAACCACTGCCTTGCCAAAG GCCTCTCCTGAGCAATTAAGCTCCAAAGATTCACCGTCATCGAGAAAATCCAGTGGCTCCCCAAAACACAAAAGTGGAACCAAAAGTGGAGCCAAGGGCCAGGGctctggaaaaaaagagaagaaggcaTTGGTGTCCTCACCTGTTTCAGAAACTGCCAG TCTTGTTCCAACCAGGCCTCCCAAAGGTACCCATAATAAGAAGAAAGGGCCCCGCACACCCAGTCCTCCTCCACATGTTCCTCTGGACATTCCTGTGActggaaagaaacacaaagggaaacacaaaaacaaagagaagactgaagagaaacagaaggaaGGTAGAGATCGGGGAAGagatacagaaaaacacaaagagaagaaggaaaaacgAAG GGACCGATCAGACAGTTCCCACAAGGCCAAACGATCTATCACATCCGAGGAGCGTTCTGGTAGTGTGTCATCTCCCTCCAGGGGGGCGTCACCTTCAGCCAGAAAGAAATCACCCTCTCCTAAAGTTTTGTCCCATAAGAACTCTGCACTGGTTTCCCCCCCTCGCAG GTCTCCCTCACCTCCACGCCACCACCGCACCCCCACTCCTGTCCGCCACCACTCTTCGTCCTCCCACTCTGGTTCCTCTGCCCAGCGCCATTCTCCCTCTCCACGTCGGCGTCGCTCATCTTCTCCCACTTACCACCGGGGTGCCCCAGCCTCTGGTTCCTCGCCACACAGCTCCAGGCGTTCCCGATCGAGACATGCCTCCCACGACATTTCCTCGCCCCACCGTCGGTCTGACCGATCAAGTCCTAGCAGGCACCACTCCAGGGGGCGTGAGAGGAGCCgtggtgacagagagagaagtcCACCTACCCAGGAATGCAGACGTGAACGCAGAGACG ATAGCCGCAGCAAGCGAGAGAAAGACGGTGTCCGCAGTGAACGGGACTATGACGCTGAACAGGTCTCTTCGCGAGAGGCCCGTGATGACAGGGACTCAAGAGATGCGCGCGATCGACGAGATGCTCGCGATCGAGGAAGGGAAATAACACGAGATTCTCGTGACCACCGAGACAACAGGGACTTGAAGGACTCCAGAGAGAGCAAGGCAGAAAGCCGCTCTGGGCGGGAGTCCCTGGAGCTGCGTGACCGTGAGcgggagcgagagagagaccgggagaaggagagggagaaggaaagagagcgagagaaggagagagacaggacTGACACGTACAGGAAGGAGGAACTGGCTCAGGATGATAGGAGTTATGGGCGAGGTCATGGACGtgaagatggagggagagggGAAGGAAGGACAGACAGAACTGAGAGGAATGGACGAGGGAGAGGACGCACCAATGAAACCTCTGACAAAG GCTCCAACAGAAACTCCCGGAGCTCTCAGTTAGAAAGCAGCCATGATAATTGGGAGTCACGGAGCAGTGCAGTGCGTGAGCGGAGCTCTGAGCGGGGCTCAGACCGAGATCGCTATGAGGGCGATAGAAGAGGAGAGCAGGCCCGGGACTCTTCCTATGATAGGAGAGGTGGACATGGTGATCGGGATCGCCGGGACAACCGAGAAAGAG CTTCTCCAAATAGACACCAGGGGAGATTGGAGGATtctgagagagaggagaggagggaggaccGTAGGACAGATAGAGTAGAAGATAGACGGGACGACCGGACCCGCGACCGGGACCGAGACCGAGACAGAGAGCGtgacagggagagggagaaggagaaggacagagaacgagagagagagagggaaaaggagcgagagaaggaaagggaggcagagagggagagggccAGGGAGAGAGAGCGTGAaagggaaagggagagagagcggGAGAGGGAAAGGGAGCGTGAGgagcgtgagagagagagggaggaaagagagagggagagaaaggagcGGGAAcgggagagggagaaagagagggagcagcGGGAGCGAGAAAGGCAACGGGAATGGGAGGAACgcgagagagggagggaggagaggagagagaggagagaggatgtCAGGGATGACCGGCCTGGTCGAGACACCCGGGATGATCGCAAGACAAG TCGTAAGAGGCCCAGAGTCGAGAATAGCCCAAGCCCCCGACCCTCACCTAAACGAGCAACACGGGACCTGAGTCCAGCAGACAGCGATGGCTACAACAGTGCAGAAGACAAAA GTGGCGACAAGCATCGTCTGCTGAGCCAAGTGGTGCGGCCCCAAGAGCCCTTGTTACGCTCCCCACCAGTGGCTGCTCCATCTGATGACAAACACAGCCACTGGAAGGATGAGGATCGCAGAGGAGTTGGGGACAAAAGGGAAGCCCGCAGCCGGCATGAGGACCTGGAGCCTCGTGGGGAACGTGGCAGAGGAGGTGAAAGACGAGGAGACCACATTGTCGACACCCCGCCTGACTCCCGTGGCAGAGGCAGAGACCAGCGAGAATCCACTCCACTGCTTCCTCCTCTAGTTCTCGTGGCTGGTAGTGATGACATAGGGACCGCTGGCAACCAGTCCCACGAGGAGggcaaaaagaagacaaaatcaCAAAGGAGGGGGGTGAAGAAAGGTCGCAAAGATGAAGAAGTTGGCAGTGGAAACCGCCTTGCCTCTGCAGGGGATCGTTTTAACCCTGAGCCCCCACCTAGTGTTTCTGTTGATGTACCCTCAACTTTACACTCCCCACGGAAAGGAACCAAAAAGAAGGTGCTTGATCGAAAGAGGAAGCGGTCACGAGGAGGAGATTCTGATGTATCTGAGGAGGATGCCTCAGCCCATCAGCCACACAGTAAGAGGAAAAGAGGTCCCCGGACTCCACCACTGTCAGTTCGGCCTGATCATTGCACTACTGGAGGCAACGCAGAGCTGTCTCCACTGCCTAAGATAGACAACTTCAGTGACTGGTCGGATGAGGAGGTCATAGATCGAGGTGGAGGACCATTGGAAACACAAGCTCCCCTGGTTCCTGCTGAGCCTCTTAGAAGAGGAGGTGGTCCCAGGGTGGGCAGAGACAGGGAGAGGTGCAACCCTCTTACTATTGCCCCTCTGCTTTCTCAGGATACACCAATGCTGCTCCAGACTCTGACTCCACAGCCCCTCATGTCCCAGCCCCTGCTCCGCAAACCACCCCCAGAGCAGACATGTGTCAGCAGCATGGGGAGCAACCAGAGCCGCACATCATCCAGACGCTTGCGGTCACCCTCCAATGAATCAGCCCATCGAGATGACCCGCAGGGCCACCGATCCCGTAGAGGCAGGCTGCCGGGCACCAACTCACGTGAccgggagagagagagagaacgagaaagggagagagagcgcGAGAGAGAAAGACCAGTTGTGAGTGACCCCCCAGGATCAGAGAGGAAGTCTCGAATTGACCAGCTGAGAAGAGAAGAACCCAGCCGCAGCACCTCATCAG ACCGGCAGGATTCTCGCAGCCATAGCTCCAGGCGCAGTTCTCCTGACTCTGAGAGGCAGGCAAGGTCTAGTTCCCGTGCTGGTTCCTATGACAGTCGAGAACGGGAAAGAGACAGGGAGCCATATGAGCGGGAGAGGGAGCGTGACAGGGACCGAAAGGACCTCCgccctcagcagcagcagcagcaaccacAACAGTCCCTTCTCCTTCAGCAGCCcctacaacaacagagagacTGGGAACCCGAACCTAGGGAATGGCCTAGCAGGGGACGAGAGCCCCTGCTCATGCGTCCTGGTCGTGATCCGCTCCTTAGGGAACGGGACATAAGAGACAGAGAACGCTTAATCCCTGAAGGACTAATCCAACAGCATGAACGGGAAAGGGAGCGTGAGCGGGAAAGAGACAGTAGATTGGACAGGGGTGGGGATCGTGAGAGggagaggatgatgatgatggaccTACCAACTCACGCAGACCCGAGAGCTCCAGGTCGTGGGGAACTCAGGGGTGAATTGAGAGGAGACATGCGAGGAGAAATGATGAGGCAGGACAGAAAGGACAATGAGCCACTGCTGCCAAGAGAAGCCTTCAGCCCTCCAGAACCTGAGAAACCAAGCAACAGTCACCACCTTATGGGAGAGCAACGGGAGCTGGAAAAGGCGGACAGCATAGATG GAGATGACGATGTCAAAGAAGATGATGGCCAGTCAGTGCCATCTGTAGGAGAGGAGTACGAACCAATCAGTGACGATGAGCTGGATGAAATTCTGGCCGATAGCCAGAAGAAAGAGGATCAGCAGGATGATGAGAAAATTACAG GTCCTCTAGACGTGATCGATGTGGACTGGTCCAGCCTGATGCCCAAACAGAAGCAGGAGCCAAGGGCAGCAGGGGCTGCACTGCTTCGGTTTACGCCAGGGGCCGTGCTTCTAAGGGCAGGCATCTCCAAGCGACTTGCTGGACCTGAGCTCCTGGAACAAGTCAAAGATGTGTGCAAGTCTGAGATGGATGACCCCAAAG ATGTTGACAAGCTGTTTGAGCACGATCTGGGTGCCCTGAACATGGCAGCTCTGAACAGGCGAGTGGAGAGGGCAGGTTTGCTGAGCAACCTGGGTCCTTGCTGCAAGGCACTGTGTGCCCGCAGAGACTTCACCATTCGCCGACAGCTGTTAAAAAATGACAAG GGCTTAACAAAGCACTACCCTACTACACCCATGGTAGACAACGAGCTGTTGCAGATGAGCATGCGTCTCTTCAGAAGGACCATGGCTGGCCAGGCTTTGGCCCCAGAAAGGTCTGACAGTGTGTCAGCACCAGCAGCTAAAGTTGCTGCAgctggtaataataataatagtactACTGGTAAGCTCAGCTCAGCACAGCCTGAGCTATGTGTGTCCTGA
- the zc3h13 gene encoding zinc finger CCCH domain-containing protein 13 isoform X4, which translates to MSKIRRKVTVENSKTISDSSSTTTTSSTSNPAAPSRRPSVFERLGPSTGSNAADSHCRNWLKTGNCSYGNTCRYTHGTQPRGKGFSFSRSTERPTGDLRERMKNKRQDVDPENLKRDLDEPTSPTARRDSSRGRHREKEDIKITKERTPASEEEPTEWETNREDSDIGDYDYELSLEMKRQKIQRELMKLEQENLEKREEIVIKKDETPNKTRTTALPKASPEQLSSKDSPSSRKSSGSPKHKSGTKSGAKGQGSGKKEKKALVSSPVSETASLVPTRPPKGTHNKKKGPRTPSPPPHVPLDIPVTGKKHKGKHKNKEKTEEKQKEGRDRGRDTEKHKEKKEKRRDRSDSSHKAKRSITSEERSGSVSSPSRGASPSARKKSPSPKVLSHKNSALVSPPRRSPSPPRHHRTPTPVRHHSSSSHSGSSAQRHSPSPRRRRSSSPTYHRGAPASGSSPHSSRRSRSRHASHDISSPHRRSDRSSPSRHHSRGRERSRGDRERSPPTQECRRERRDDSRSKREKDGVRSERDYDAEQVSSREARDDRDSRDARDRRDARDRGREITRDSRDHRDNRDLKDSRESKAESRSGRESLELRDRERERERDREKEREKEREREKERDRTDTYRKEELAQDDRSYGRGHGREDGGRGEGRTDRTERNGRGRGRTNETSDKGSNRNSRSSQLESSHDNWESRSSAVRERSSERGSDRDRYEGDRRGEQARDSSYDRRGGHGDRDRRDNRERASPNRHQGRLEDSEREERREDRRTDRVEDRRDDRTRDRDRDRDRERDREREKEKDREREREREKEREKEREAERERAREREREREREREREREREREEREREREERERERKEREREREKEREQRERERQREWEERERGREERRERREDVRDDRPGRDTRDDRKTSRKRPRVENSPSPRPSPKRATRDLSPADSDGYNSAEDKSERPIGRGQAKLHPQPLLPSPVCLPPSDSGDKHRLLSQVVRPQEPLLRSPPVAAPSDDKHSHWKDEDRRGVGDKREARSRHEDLEPRGERGRGGERRGDHIVDTPPDSRGRGRDQRESTPLLPPLVLVAGSDDIGTAGNQSHEEGKKKTKSQRRGVKKGRKDEEVGSGNRLASAGDRFNPEPPPSVSVDVPSTLHSPRKGTKKKVLDRKRKRSRGGDSDVSEEDASAHQPHSKRKRGPRTPPLSVRPDHCTTGGNAELSPLPKIDNFSDWSDEEVIDRGGGPLETQAPLVPAEPLRRGGGPRVGRDRERCNPLTIAPLLSQDTPMLLQTLTPQPLMSQPLLRKPPPEQTCVSSMGSNQSRTSSRRLRSPSNESAHRDDPQGHRSRRGRLPGTNSRDRERERERERERERERERPVVSDPPGSERKSRIDQLRREEPSRSTSSDRQDSRSHSSRRSSPDSERQARSSSRAGSYDSRERERDREPYERERERDRDRKDLRPQQQQQQPQQSLLLQQPLQQQRDWEPEPREWPSRGREPLLMRPGRDPLLRERDIRDRERLIPEGLIQQHERERERERERDSRLDRGGDRERERMMMMDLPTHADPRAPGRGELRGELRGDMRGEMMRQDRKDNEPLLPREAFSPPEPEKPSNSHHLMGEQRELEKADSIDGDDDVKEDDGQSVPSVGEEYEPISDDELDEILADSQKKEDQQDDEKITGPLDVIDVDWSSLMPKQKQEPRAAGAALLRFTPGAVLLRAGISKRLAGPELLEQVKDVCKSEMDDPKDVDKLFEHDLGALNMAALNRRVERAGLLSNLGPCCKALCARRDFTIRRQLLKNDKGLTKHYPTTPMVDNELLQMSMRLFRRTMAGQALAPERSDSVSAPAAKVAAAGNNNNSTTGKLSSAQPELCVS; encoded by the exons ATGTCCAAGATCAGGCGGAAGGTAACAGTGGAGAATTCAAAAACCAtatctgacagcagcagcaccaccaccaccagcagcaccagcaaCCCCGCCGCCCCCTCCCGCAGGCCAAGTGTGTTTGAAAGACTTGGTCCCAGCACTGGGAGTAATGCTGCTGAT AGTCACTGTAGAAATTGGCTGAAAACTGGTAATTGCAGCTACGGCAACACTTGTCGCTATACACATGGAACTCAGCCACGAGGCAAAGGATTTAGCTTTAGTCG GTCAACCGAGAGACCCACAGGTGATCTGCGGGAGAGGATGAAGAATAAAAGACAGGATGTTGACCCAGAAAACCTAAAGCGAGACCTAGACGAGCCTACATCCCCCACAGCAAGA AGAGACTCCTCCAGAGGCCGACACAGGGAGAAGGAGGATATAAAGATTACAAAGGAGCGCACCCCAGCCAGTGAAGAAGAGCCCACAGAGTGGGAAACTAATCGTGAAG ACTCTGATATTGGTGATTACGACTACGAGCTATCTCTAGAAATGAAGCGCCAGAAGATTCAGCGTGAGCTGATGAAACTGGAGCAAGAGAACttggaaaaaagagaggagattGTCATCAAGAAAGATGAGACCCCCAACAAAACACGAACCACTGCCTTGCCAAAG GCCTCTCCTGAGCAATTAAGCTCCAAAGATTCACCGTCATCGAGAAAATCCAGTGGCTCCCCAAAACACAAAAGTGGAACCAAAAGTGGAGCCAAGGGCCAGGGctctggaaaaaaagagaagaaggcaTTGGTGTCCTCACCTGTTTCAGAAACTGCCAG TCTTGTTCCAACCAGGCCTCCCAAAGGTACCCATAATAAGAAGAAAGGGCCCCGCACACCCAGTCCTCCTCCACATGTTCCTCTGGACATTCCTGTGActggaaagaaacacaaagggaaacacaaaaacaaagagaagactgaagagaaacagaaggaaGGTAGAGATCGGGGAAGagatacagaaaaacacaaagagaagaaggaaaaacgAAG GGACCGATCAGACAGTTCCCACAAGGCCAAACGATCTATCACATCCGAGGAGCGTTCTGGTAGTGTGTCATCTCCCTCCAGGGGGGCGTCACCTTCAGCCAGAAAGAAATCACCCTCTCCTAAAGTTTTGTCCCATAAGAACTCTGCACTGGTTTCCCCCCCTCGCAG GTCTCCCTCACCTCCACGCCACCACCGCACCCCCACTCCTGTCCGCCACCACTCTTCGTCCTCCCACTCTGGTTCCTCTGCCCAGCGCCATTCTCCCTCTCCACGTCGGCGTCGCTCATCTTCTCCCACTTACCACCGGGGTGCCCCAGCCTCTGGTTCCTCGCCACACAGCTCCAGGCGTTCCCGATCGAGACATGCCTCCCACGACATTTCCTCGCCCCACCGTCGGTCTGACCGATCAAGTCCTAGCAGGCACCACTCCAGGGGGCGTGAGAGGAGCCgtggtgacagagagagaagtcCACCTACCCAGGAATGCAGACGTGAACGCAGAGACG ATAGCCGCAGCAAGCGAGAGAAAGACGGTGTCCGCAGTGAACGGGACTATGACGCTGAACAGGTCTCTTCGCGAGAGGCCCGTGATGACAGGGACTCAAGAGATGCGCGCGATCGACGAGATGCTCGCGATCGAGGAAGGGAAATAACACGAGATTCTCGTGACCACCGAGACAACAGGGACTTGAAGGACTCCAGAGAGAGCAAGGCAGAAAGCCGCTCTGGGCGGGAGTCCCTGGAGCTGCGTGACCGTGAGcgggagcgagagagagaccgggagaaggagagggagaaggaaagagagcgagagaaggagagagacaggacTGACACGTACAGGAAGGAGGAACTGGCTCAGGATGATAGGAGTTATGGGCGAGGTCATGGACGtgaagatggagggagagggGAAGGAAGGACAGACAGAACTGAGAGGAATGGACGAGGGAGAGGACGCACCAATGAAACCTCTGACAAAG GCTCCAACAGAAACTCCCGGAGCTCTCAGTTAGAAAGCAGCCATGATAATTGGGAGTCACGGAGCAGTGCAGTGCGTGAGCGGAGCTCTGAGCGGGGCTCAGACCGAGATCGCTATGAGGGCGATAGAAGAGGAGAGCAGGCCCGGGACTCTTCCTATGATAGGAGAGGTGGACATGGTGATCGGGATCGCCGGGACAACCGAGAAAGAG CTTCTCCAAATAGACACCAGGGGAGATTGGAGGATtctgagagagaggagaggagggaggaccGTAGGACAGATAGAGTAGAAGATAGACGGGACGACCGGACCCGCGACCGGGACCGAGACCGAGACAGAGAGCGtgacagggagagggagaaggagaaggacagagaacgagagagagagagggaaaaggagcgagagaaggaaagggaggcagagagggagagggccAGGGAGAGAGAGCGTGAaagggaaagggagagagagcggGAGAGGGAAAGGGAGCGTGAGgagcgtgagagagagagggaggaaagagagagggagagaaaggagcGGGAAcgggagagggagaaagagagggagcagcGGGAGCGAGAAAGGCAACGGGAATGGGAGGAACgcgagagagggagggaggagaggagagagaggagagaggatgtCAGGGATGACCGGCCTGGTCGAGACACCCGGGATGATCGCAAGACAAG TCGTAAGAGGCCCAGAGTCGAGAATAGCCCAAGCCCCCGACCCTCACCTAAACGAGCAACACGGGACCTGAGTCCAGCAGACAGCGATGGCTACAACAGTGCAGAAGACAAAAGTGAGCGCCCGATTGGCCGAGGGCAGGCCAAGCTCCACCCTCAGCCCCTCCTCCCCAGCCCAGTGTGTCTGCCTCCATCTGACA GTGGCGACAAGCATCGTCTGCTGAGCCAAGTGGTGCGGCCCCAAGAGCCCTTGTTACGCTCCCCACCAGTGGCTGCTCCATCTGATGACAAACACAGCCACTGGAAGGATGAGGATCGCAGAGGAGTTGGGGACAAAAGGGAAGCCCGCAGCCGGCATGAGGACCTGGAGCCTCGTGGGGAACGTGGCAGAGGAGGTGAAAGACGAGGAGACCACATTGTCGACACCCCGCCTGACTCCCGTGGCAGAGGCAGAGACCAGCGAGAATCCACTCCACTGCTTCCTCCTCTAGTTCTCGTGGCTGGTAGTGATGACATAGGGACCGCTGGCAACCAGTCCCACGAGGAGggcaaaaagaagacaaaatcaCAAAGGAGGGGGGTGAAGAAAGGTCGCAAAGATGAAGAAGTTGGCAGTGGAAACCGCCTTGCCTCTGCAGGGGATCGTTTTAACCCTGAGCCCCCACCTAGTGTTTCTGTTGATGTACCCTCAACTTTACACTCCCCACGGAAAGGAACCAAAAAGAAGGTGCTTGATCGAAAGAGGAAGCGGTCACGAGGAGGAGATTCTGATGTATCTGAGGAGGATGCCTCAGCCCATCAGCCACACAGTAAGAGGAAAAGAGGTCCCCGGACTCCACCACTGTCAGTTCGGCCTGATCATTGCACTACTGGAGGCAACGCAGAGCTGTCTCCACTGCCTAAGATAGACAACTTCAGTGACTGGTCGGATGAGGAGGTCATAGATCGAGGTGGAGGACCATTGGAAACACAAGCTCCCCTGGTTCCTGCTGAGCCTCTTAGAAGAGGAGGTGGTCCCAGGGTGGGCAGAGACAGGGAGAGGTGCAACCCTCTTACTATTGCCCCTCTGCTTTCTCAGGATACACCAATGCTGCTCCAGACTCTGACTCCACAGCCCCTCATGTCCCAGCCCCTGCTCCGCAAACCACCCCCAGAGCAGACATGTGTCAGCAGCATGGGGAGCAACCAGAGCCGCACATCATCCAGACGCTTGCGGTCACCCTCCAATGAATCAGCCCATCGAGATGACCCGCAGGGCCACCGATCCCGTAGAGGCAGGCTGCCGGGCACCAACTCACGTGAccgggagagagagagagaacgagaaagggagagagagcgcGAGAGAGAAAGACCAGTTGTGAGTGACCCCCCAGGATCAGAGAGGAAGTCTCGAATTGACCAGCTGAGAAGAGAAGAACCCAGCCGCAGCACCTCATCAG ACCGGCAGGATTCTCGCAGCCATAGCTCCAGGCGCAGTTCTCCTGACTCTGAGAGGCAGGCAAGGTCTAGTTCCCGTGCTGGTTCCTATGACAGTCGAGAACGGGAAAGAGACAGGGAGCCATATGAGCGGGAGAGGGAGCGTGACAGGGACCGAAAGGACCTCCgccctcagcagcagcagcagcaaccacAACAGTCCCTTCTCCTTCAGCAGCCcctacaacaacagagagacTGGGAACCCGAACCTAGGGAATGGCCTAGCAGGGGACGAGAGCCCCTGCTCATGCGTCCTGGTCGTGATCCGCTCCTTAGGGAACGGGACATAAGAGACAGAGAACGCTTAATCCCTGAAGGACTAATCCAACAGCATGAACGGGAAAGGGAGCGTGAGCGGGAAAGAGACAGTAGATTGGACAGGGGTGGGGATCGTGAGAGggagaggatgatgatgatggaccTACCAACTCACGCAGACCCGAGAGCTCCAGGTCGTGGGGAACTCAGGGGTGAATTGAGAGGAGACATGCGAGGAGAAATGATGAGGCAGGACAGAAAGGACAATGAGCCACTGCTGCCAAGAGAAGCCTTCAGCCCTCCAGAACCTGAGAAACCAAGCAACAGTCACCACCTTATGGGAGAGCAACGGGAGCTGGAAAAGGCGGACAGCATAGATG GAGATGACGATGTCAAAGAAGATGATGGCCAGTCAGTGCCATCTGTAGGAGAGGAGTACGAACCAATCAGTGACGATGAGCTGGATGAAATTCTGGCCGATAGCCAGAAGAAAGAGGATCAGCAGGATGATGAGAAAATTACAG GTCCTCTAGACGTGATCGATGTGGACTGGTCCAGCCTGATGCCCAAACAGAAGCAGGAGCCAAGGGCAGCAGGGGCTGCACTGCTTCGGTTTACGCCAGGGGCCGTGCTTCTAAGGGCAGGCATCTCCAAGCGACTTGCTGGACCTGAGCTCCTGGAACAAGTCAAAGATGTGTGCAAGTCTGAGATGGATGACCCCAAAG ATGTTGACAAGCTGTTTGAGCACGATCTGGGTGCCCTGAACATGGCAGCTCTGAACAGGCGAGTGGAGAGGGCAGGTTTGCTGAGCAACCTGGGTCCTTGCTGCAAGGCACTGTGTGCCCGCAGAGACTTCACCATTCGCCGACAGCTGTTAAAAAATGACAAG GGCTTAACAAAGCACTACCCTACTACACCCATGGTAGACAACGAGCTGTTGCAGATGAGCATGCGTCTCTTCAGAAGGACCATGGCTGGCCAGGCTTTGGCCCCAGAAAGGTCTGACAGTGTGTCAGCACCAGCAGCTAAAGTTGCTGCAgctggtaataataataatagtactACTGGTAAGCTCAGCTCAGCACAGCCTGAGCTATGTGTGTCCTGA